A stretch of DNA from Mucilaginibacter daejeonensis:
GGTAGATCAACGGATTAGAGAGGTGCTCAATGGCGAAACTAACTGGTTATTGATCGGAGGCCCCCCTTGCCAAGCATATTCTATTGTTGGCCGCTCTAGGCGGCAGGAAAAAATTTTGAATGAACAGACAGATAAACGGGTTGGGCTTTACAAGCAATACCTCCGCATACTGTCGGTACACAGCCCCGCGATTTTCGTGATGGAAAATGTAAAGGGGATTCTTTCTGCCGAGACCTCAGAAAATCAGGTTTTTTCAAAAATACTCAACGATTTGTCCGATCCCGCATCGTCATATTTGTCGGACAATGATGCAGCCTGTGCCGATATACAATACCCAAGTTACCGGATTTATTCATTAGTTAATACACCGGACCAGATTGATATTTATGGAAATCCGGAATACCAGCATAAAAAATTTGTTATTAAAGCCGAGGAACATGGCGTACCACAGACCCGGCATCGTGTTATTCTTTTAGGCGTAAGAAGTGATATAGATGTAATTCCTGGGATTATTCCACGGCACGCTGAAGTCCCAGTTTCAGATGTTATCGGTGGCTTGCCAGCTTTGAGAAGTGCACTATCGAAATCAGACAATACATTTGAAAACTGGCGAAGGCTGATCAGTGGTATACTTGGCGAAGCTGTAATGGATGGAGCAGATGATGCTGTAAAAGATGCAATCAGGAACCGTGCAGAAAATATGGAGGAACCACCATTTGGTACAGGAGCTGATTTTTTACCTGTTTTAGACGCAGGTACAGACTATTTGCCGGAATGGTACCTCGACCCAAGGATTGGAGGTGTGTTAAATCATGCATCCCGTGCACACATGGATAGTGACCTTCACCGGTATTTGTTTGTTTCATCATTCGGACAGGTCAGAGGGATTTCCCCAAAGCTCAGTGATTTCCCTGAACGATTGTTACCAGCGCACGGCAATGTTCGCCAAGGTATCGAAGAAAAAAAATTCGCTGATCGTTTCCGTGTTCAACTGGCAGGAAGAGCATCCAAAACAATTACAAGTCATATTTCAAAGGACGGACATTACTATATACATCCGGATCCTGCACAATGCCGGAGTCTTACGGTAAGGGAAGCCGCTCGCCTGCAAACTTTTCCGGATAATTATTTTTTCTGCGGTCCCAGAACATCCCAATTCCATCAAGTCGGGAACGCGGTGCCGCCATACCTTGCCTTTCAGATCGCTTCGGTCGTAAACCAGGTTTTTGAACAGGCTTTTGCAAATTTAGCAGATGATCTCCGCCCATAAGAAGCATGACAACTGAATCTCAACCATCAACCGAATCCGCAGAACCAAATCCTGAGTTTCTGATCAAGTCTATTGCTGAACAGGGTTATAGTTTAGAAACCGCACTTGCGGACCTGATGGATAACTCTATCTCTGCGAAGGCCGATTTGATCGAAGTAATGATCCGGATGGATGATGAGCCATTTACTCTTTTTCTTGCGGATAACGGTGATGGTATGAATGAAGACGCTCTCCGTAAAAATATGCAGTTCCCAAGCAGTTCGCCAGAGGGCAGCCGTCAGCAAATCGATCTCGGTCGTTTTGGCCTTGGTATGAAAACGGCATCTTTTTCTCAAACACGGCGGTTTACCGTGCTTTCCAGGAAAAAAGGAACCTCTGATTACTCAGGCCGTACTTGGGACGTTGATTATCTGAAAAAAGCAGGATGGAAGCTAATTATAAATACGCAGGAAGAAGTATCTTCCCTACTGGCAGCATGGCAACATTTATCAGAATCGCATCTGAACGGTTTTGATGGTTTTAAGCCAAATACGCTGGTCATTTGGCAAGGGCTGTTCAAGTTCGAAAGTTATCTGGAGACCAATAACCGACAAAAGGCGCTGAAAAAAGAAATTACTGAAGTTACCAGTGAGTATCTGGCTTTGGTCTTTCATAGATTCATGGAGCGTGCCAACAAACCGCTCCGTATCAGAATAAATAATAGTATTATAACCCCATTTAACCCTTTTCCTGAAAACGAAAAAGATTTCCGGCAAATGGAATTTCGGCAAAAGAGCTTCCGCAGTGACACGATAAAGATGGAAGGATTTATTCTGCCCTCGCGGAGTATTGAAGAAAGCCGGGATAATCACAATATCTGGACCACTAAAAATCGTGGCTTAATGGATATGGAAGGTATTTATCTGTACCGGGCGGACAGGGTTATTTTATTTGGAGGCTGGAACGGACTGATCAGGAAGGCACCTAGGCTTCAACTAGCACGTTTGCGTGTCGAAGTTGGAAACAGCGTTGATCATTTGCTTCACCTTAATGTTGCAAAATCACAGATTGCTATACCGCATGACCTGAAAAACGCATTTGAGAATTATATTACAGAACTTAAAACAGAGGCCGAAAGAGAGTATTTTAACCGCGGAGTTCATAAATTTTCAAGTGTCGGAAAGAAGGATTCAGTTCAGTTGTTTCAGCGCAGGTCTTCCAGTAAGGGAGTATTGCTGGAAATCAATACCGACTTTACGCTGGTAAGTAACTTGGCAGCTTCGCTTGATGCGCGTCAGCAATCTCAGTTTCGCCTCATTAT
This window harbors:
- a CDS encoding ATP-binding protein, producing the protein MTTESQPSTESAEPNPEFLIKSIAEQGYSLETALADLMDNSISAKADLIEVMIRMDDEPFTLFLADNGDGMNEDALRKNMQFPSSSPEGSRQQIDLGRFGLGMKTASFSQTRRFTVLSRKKGTSDYSGRTWDVDYLKKAGWKLIINTQEEVSSLLAAWQHLSESHLNGFDGFKPNTLVIWQGLFKFESYLETNNRQKALKKEITEVTSEYLALVFHRFMERANKPLRIRINNSIITPFNPFPENEKDFRQMEFRQKSFRSDTIKMEGFILPSRSIEESRDNHNIWTTKNRGLMDMEGIYLYRADRVILFGGWNGLIRKAPRLQLARLRVEVGNSVDHLLHLNVAKSQIAIPHDLKNAFENYITELKTEAEREYFNRGVHKFSSVGKKDSVQLFQRRSSSKGVLLEINTDFTLVSNLAASLDARQQSQFRLIMRMVNTTVNQIKQSHQDVGFVENNDVHRGLNSSDIKLFIEELKASGISTDQIKKEILPGLGYSLSSFPTDVRNLLNLS
- a CDS encoding DNA cytosine methyltransferase, coding for MPIPIIDIFAGPGGLGEGFSAFINEENERAFKIALSIEKDTLAHQTLRLRSFFRQFAPDEIPEDYYSFTRGEITINELYNRWPEQATHARQEAWCGTLGDPDERDLNAVSDDEVDQRIREVLNGETNWLLIGGPPCQAYSIVGRSRRQEKILNEQTDKRVGLYKQYLRILSVHSPAIFVMENVKGILSAETSENQVFSKILNDLSDPASSYLSDNDAACADIQYPSYRIYSLVNTPDQIDIYGNPEYQHKKFVIKAEEHGVPQTRHRVILLGVRSDIDVIPGIIPRHAEVPVSDVIGGLPALRSALSKSDNTFENWRRLISGILGEAVMDGADDAVKDAIRNRAENMEEPPFGTGADFLPVLDAGTDYLPEWYLDPRIGGVLNHASRAHMDSDLHRYLFVSSFGQVRGISPKLSDFPERLLPAHGNVRQGIEEKKFADRFRVQLAGRASKTITSHISKDGHYYIHPDPAQCRSLTVREAARLQTFPDNYFFCGPRTSQFHQVGNAVPPYLAFQIASVVNQVFEQAFANLADDLRP